Proteins encoded together in one Ammospiza nelsoni isolate bAmmNel1 chromosome Z, bAmmNel1.pri, whole genome shotgun sequence window:
- the RAD1 gene encoding cell cycle checkpoint protein RAD1: protein MPFSAQPPASGERYALSASLDNARHLSSLLRAVHFQDHATCLATASGLRVTVEDAKCIQANAFIQAEIFQEFSVQEESVMFRISLSVLLDCLTIFGTSSLPGTSTALRLCYRGYGYPLMLFLEEGGVVTVCKINTQEPEELLDFDFCSTKVVNKIILQSEGLREAFAELDMTSEVLQITMSPDKPYFRLSTFGNAGSAHLDYPRDSDLMEAFHCNQTQTNRYKISLLKPSTKALALSCKVSIRTDAQGFLSLQYMIRNEDGQICFVEYYCCPDENITEAEL from the exons ATGCCGTTCTCGGCGCAGCCGCCCGCCAGCGGCGAGCGCTACGCGCTGTCGGCCAGCCTGGACAACGCCCGGCACCTGTCCAGCCTCTTGCGGGCCGTGCACTTCCAGGACCACGCCACCTGCCTGGCCACGGCCAGCGGGCTGCGCGTCACTGTGGAGGATGCCAAGTGCATCCAGGCCAACGCCTTCATCCAG GCAGAAATTTTCCAGGAATTTTCCGTTCAGGAGGAGTCTGTGATGTTCCGGATCAGTCTGTCCGTTCTTCTGGACTGCCTGACCATTTTTGGAACCAGCTCCTTGCCAG GAACATCAACGGCCCTCAGATTGTGTTACCGTGGTTATGGGTATCCCCTGATGCTGTTCTTGGAAGAAGGAGGAGTGGTAACAGTGTGCAAAATCAACACTCAAGAACCTGAGGAGTTGTTAGATTTTGATTTCTGCAGTACAAAGGTTGTTAATAAAATTATCCTGCAGTCAGAGGGACTGCGAGAGGCATTTGCTGAACTGGACATGACCAGTGAGGTTCTGCAGATTACCATGTCTCCAGATAAACCCTACTTCAG GTTATCCACTTTTGGAAATGCTGGAAGTGCCCATCTAGACTACCCTAGGGACTCTGATTTGATGGAAGCATTCCACTGTAACCAGACCCAGACAAACAG GTACAAGATTTCTTTGCTTAAGCCATCCACAAAGGCACTGGCTTTGTCTTGCAAAGTGTCCATTCGAACAGATGCTCAAGGATTTCTTTCACTGCAGTACATGATTAGGAATGAAGATGGACAGATCTGTTTTGTGGAATACTATTGTTGCCCTGATGAGAACATCACTGAAGCAGAACTGTAG
- the RAI14 gene encoding ankycorbin isoform X1: MKSLKAKFRKSDTNEWNKNDDRLLQAVENGDPEKVASLLSKKGASATKQDSEGKTAFHLAATKGHAECLRIMVTHGADVTAQDGAGHSALHLAAKNSHPDCVKRLLQSKCPADITDNSGKTALHYAAACGCLQAVQLLCEHKCPINIKDLDGNIPLLLAVQNGHTEVCKYLLDHGADINTRDKNGRTALMMACEASCLNMVEAFLRRGADVSLVDVFGQNALHYAKLSENTGIQNLLSSKISQDVEAKSPTKVKQHDQGSKLSSERSGTPKKRKAPPPPISPIQVNDLSSPLSSTSTPMTGKGQAFFADQVCKQEEFSSFHKDNKDRLSDSTTGADSLLDVSSEADQQDLLLLMQAKIASLTLHNKELQDKLQERTPKEGDSTVESYSSQTQFQQTAERQNEFLVQELKPTLNATQIQEKLTSPREIKIKYLQEDLKDVQRKLENSEAKRKHVETQVQYRVPEADHLNSPDISENGSDLNLKYEETQNRHEEAVKEILNIQRQKKIGLVSCESEETSSDLSTLKVTYGEVEALKQELKKALEESERQKEKVRELQKKFEEREQKVAGKLSVEECEEMKNSYCSVIDNINQEKALLIERYKEGQEEIKRLQDKLTNQMQLESSAEAGERKDVMLRTIDDLNRQLSELSQLYKEAQTELEDYRKKKTLDDIASDYIPRDEHEKLMEVTNSLRYKAENELSEMKSQYTKVLDESEELKQLLDIQKQNSLPITEHRQVINALRNTIKEMEEEINELKRLLSNKESELRNLEKELLEEKAAVNEAMVPKATFEKLQSSLEGEVSVLSSKLKDVIREKENISLDAMKLRNEILHLKEAKEGMHTLLEAKEREVTDLQHKYHQVQEALTEIKNSSKLEEDKDKKINEMSKEISKLKEALNSLSQLSYSTSAPKRQSQQLEVLQQQVKQLQNQLTETKKQHQEIVSVYRMHLLYAVQGQMDEDVQKVLKQILSMCKSQSQKK, translated from the exons TTTTCACCTGGCAGCCACGAAAGGGCATGCAGAGTGCCTCAGGATCATGGTGACACATGGTGCAGATGTGACAGCCCAAGATGGTGCAG gGCACAGTGCTTTACATCTTGCAGCAAAGAACAGCCACCCTGATTGTGTTAAGAGGTTACTTcag AGTAAATGCCCAGCCGACATCACTGACAATTCAGGGAAAACAGCTTTACATTATGCAG cTGCATGTGGGTGTCTTCAGGCAGTTCAACTCCTGTGTGAGCACAAATGTCCCATTAACATCAAAGATTTG GATGGGAATATACCTCTGCTGCTTGCAGTACAAAATGGTCATACAGAAGTCTGCAAATACCTTCTTGATCATGGAGCAGACATCAACACCAGAGATAAAAATGGAAG AACTGCTTTGATGATGGCTTGTGAAGCTAGTTGCCTTAACATGGTGGAAGCTTTCCTTAGGAGAGGTGCAGATGTCAGTTTAGTAGATGTCTTTGGACAGAATGCTCTACATTACGCCAAGCTCTCTGAGAATACAGGGATCCAGAATCTCCTGTCGTCAAAGATATCGCAGGACGTGG AGGCAAAGTCTCCAACAAAAGTGAAGCAG CATGATCAAGGCTCTAAATTAAGTTCAGAAAGAAGTGGAACTCCAAAAAAACGCAAAGCCCCACCTCCTCCTATCAGTCCTATTCAG gttAATGATTTATCCTCTCCACTCTCATCAACTTCAACTCCCATGACTGGAAAAGGACAGGCTTTCTTTGCTGATCAAGTGTGCAAG CAGGAGGAATTCAGCTCCTTTCACAAGGATAATAAAGACAGACTGAGTGACAGCACAACAG gtgCTGATAGTTTATTGGATGTGAGTTCTGAAGCTGACCAACAAGATCTACTTTTGTTGATGCAAGCAAAAATTGCCTCTTTAACATTGCACAATaaggagctgcaggacaaaTTACAG GAAAGAACACCTAAAGAAGGGGATTCAACTGTAGAATCTTATTCATCCCAAACACAGTTTCAGCAAACAGCAGAGAGACAAAATGAGTTCTTGGTGCAGGAGCTGAAACCTACATTAAATGCCACTCAAATCCAAGAAAAGTTGACAAGccccagagaaataaaaataaagtaccTCCAGGAAGACTTAAAGGATGTGCAGAGAAAATTAGAGAATTCTGAAGCCAAAAGAAAGCATGTGGAAACTCAAGTCCAGTATAGAGTCCCAGAAGCAGATCATTTAAATAGCCCAGACATTTCAGAAAATGGTTCTGATCTTAATTTGAAGTATGAAGAAACTCAAAACAGGCATGAGGAAGCTGTGAAAGAGATTTTGAATATACAAAGGCAAAAGAAGATAGGTCTTGTTTCCTGTGAAAGTGAAGAAACCAGTTCTGATCTGAGTACGTTGAAGGTTACGTATGGAGAAGTTGAAGCACTTAAGCAAGAATTGAAGAAAGCATTGGAGGAAAGcgaaagacaaaaagaaaaagtgagagAGCTACAGAAGAAGTTTGAAGAGAGAGAGCAGAAGGTGGCAGGCAAATTGTCTGTGGAAGAGTGTGAGGAAATGAAGAATTCATATTGTTCAGTTATTGATAACATTAATCAAGAGAAAGCATTGCTGATTGAGAGGTACAAGGAAGGGcaagaggaaattaaaaggCTACAGGACAAGCTGACAAATCAGATGCAGTTGGAATCTAGTGCTGAagctggagaaaggaaagatgTGATGCTCAGAACGATAGATGATCTCAACAGGCAACTTAGTGAATTGTCTCAGTTGTACAAGGAAGCACAAACAGAGCTTGAAGActataggaagaaaaaaactctAGATGATATAGCTTCAGACTACATTCCTAGAGATGAACATGAGAAACTGATGGAGGTAACAAATTCTTTGAGatacaaagcagaaaatgagtTATCAGAAATGAAATCCCAGTACACAAAAGTATTAGATGAATCAGAAGAACTCAAGCAACTGTTAGACATTCAGAAGCAAAACTCTTTGCCAATTACTGAACACCGTCAGGTAATCAATGCACTCAGAAATACCATAAAGGAGATGgaggaagaaataaatgagCTCAAACGACTACTTAGCAACAAGGAAAGCGAATTAAGAAACTTGGAAAAGGAGTTACTGGAAGAAAAAGCTGCAGTTAATGAAGCCATGGTACCCAAGGCCACATTTGAAAAACTCCAGTCCTCACTAGAGGGTGAAGTTAGTGTTTTGTCATCCAAACTGAAGGATGTAATCCgagagaaggaaaatatatCCTTAGATGCCATGAAactgagaaatgaaattttgcacttgaaagaagcaaaagaaggTATGCATACTCTGCTTGAAGCAAAGGAACGGGAAGTGACTGATCTTCAGCACAAGTACCACCAAGTTCAAGAAGCACttactgaaattaaaaactcaTCAAAACTAGAAGAAGATAAAGACAAAAAG ATCAATGAAATGTCCAAGGAAATTAGCAAATTAAAAGAAGCATTGAACAGCCTTTCTCAGCTCTCCTACTCAACCAGTGCCCCCAAAAGACAAagccagcagctggaggtgtTACAGCAACAAGTGAAGCAGTTGCAAAACCAACTGACT gaaacaaagaaacaacACCAGGAAATTGTCTCAGTTTACAGGATGCACCTTCTCTATGCTGTGCAG GGTCAAATGGATGAAGATGTCCAGAAAGTGCTTAAACAAATTTTATCAATGTGTAAAAGCCAATCAcagaaaaagtaa
- the RAI14 gene encoding ankycorbin isoform X2 — protein MKSLKAKFRKSDTNEWNKNDDRLLQAVENGDPEKVASLLSKKGASATKQDSEGKTAFHLAATKGHAECLRIMVTHGADVTAQDGAGHSALHLAAKNSHPDCVKRLLQSKCPADITDNSGKTALHYAAACGCLQAVQLLCEHKCPINIKDLDGNIPLLLAVQNGHTEVCKYLLDHGADINTRDKNGRTALMMACEASCLNMVEAFLRRGADVSLVDVFGQNALHYAKLSENTGIQNLLSSKISQDVEAKSPTKVKQVNDLSSPLSSTSTPMTGKGQAFFADQVCKQEEFSSFHKDNKDRLSDSTTGADSLLDVSSEADQQDLLLLMQAKIASLTLHNKELQDKLQERTPKEGDSTVESYSSQTQFQQTAERQNEFLVQELKPTLNATQIQEKLTSPREIKIKYLQEDLKDVQRKLENSEAKRKHVETQVQYRVPEADHLNSPDISENGSDLNLKYEETQNRHEEAVKEILNIQRQKKIGLVSCESEETSSDLSTLKVTYGEVEALKQELKKALEESERQKEKVRELQKKFEEREQKVAGKLSVEECEEMKNSYCSVIDNINQEKALLIERYKEGQEEIKRLQDKLTNQMQLESSAEAGERKDVMLRTIDDLNRQLSELSQLYKEAQTELEDYRKKKTLDDIASDYIPRDEHEKLMEVTNSLRYKAENELSEMKSQYTKVLDESEELKQLLDIQKQNSLPITEHRQVINALRNTIKEMEEEINELKRLLSNKESELRNLEKELLEEKAAVNEAMVPKATFEKLQSSLEGEVSVLSSKLKDVIREKENISLDAMKLRNEILHLKEAKEGMHTLLEAKEREVTDLQHKYHQVQEALTEIKNSSKLEEDKDKKINEMSKEISKLKEALNSLSQLSYSTSAPKRQSQQLEVLQQQVKQLQNQLTETKKQHQEIVSVYRMHLLYAVQGQMDEDVQKVLKQILSMCKSQSQKK, from the exons TTTTCACCTGGCAGCCACGAAAGGGCATGCAGAGTGCCTCAGGATCATGGTGACACATGGTGCAGATGTGACAGCCCAAGATGGTGCAG gGCACAGTGCTTTACATCTTGCAGCAAAGAACAGCCACCCTGATTGTGTTAAGAGGTTACTTcag AGTAAATGCCCAGCCGACATCACTGACAATTCAGGGAAAACAGCTTTACATTATGCAG cTGCATGTGGGTGTCTTCAGGCAGTTCAACTCCTGTGTGAGCACAAATGTCCCATTAACATCAAAGATTTG GATGGGAATATACCTCTGCTGCTTGCAGTACAAAATGGTCATACAGAAGTCTGCAAATACCTTCTTGATCATGGAGCAGACATCAACACCAGAGATAAAAATGGAAG AACTGCTTTGATGATGGCTTGTGAAGCTAGTTGCCTTAACATGGTGGAAGCTTTCCTTAGGAGAGGTGCAGATGTCAGTTTAGTAGATGTCTTTGGACAGAATGCTCTACATTACGCCAAGCTCTCTGAGAATACAGGGATCCAGAATCTCCTGTCGTCAAAGATATCGCAGGACGTGG AGGCAAAGTCTCCAACAAAAGTGAAGCAG gttAATGATTTATCCTCTCCACTCTCATCAACTTCAACTCCCATGACTGGAAAAGGACAGGCTTTCTTTGCTGATCAAGTGTGCAAG CAGGAGGAATTCAGCTCCTTTCACAAGGATAATAAAGACAGACTGAGTGACAGCACAACAG gtgCTGATAGTTTATTGGATGTGAGTTCTGAAGCTGACCAACAAGATCTACTTTTGTTGATGCAAGCAAAAATTGCCTCTTTAACATTGCACAATaaggagctgcaggacaaaTTACAG GAAAGAACACCTAAAGAAGGGGATTCAACTGTAGAATCTTATTCATCCCAAACACAGTTTCAGCAAACAGCAGAGAGACAAAATGAGTTCTTGGTGCAGGAGCTGAAACCTACATTAAATGCCACTCAAATCCAAGAAAAGTTGACAAGccccagagaaataaaaataaagtaccTCCAGGAAGACTTAAAGGATGTGCAGAGAAAATTAGAGAATTCTGAAGCCAAAAGAAAGCATGTGGAAACTCAAGTCCAGTATAGAGTCCCAGAAGCAGATCATTTAAATAGCCCAGACATTTCAGAAAATGGTTCTGATCTTAATTTGAAGTATGAAGAAACTCAAAACAGGCATGAGGAAGCTGTGAAAGAGATTTTGAATATACAAAGGCAAAAGAAGATAGGTCTTGTTTCCTGTGAAAGTGAAGAAACCAGTTCTGATCTGAGTACGTTGAAGGTTACGTATGGAGAAGTTGAAGCACTTAAGCAAGAATTGAAGAAAGCATTGGAGGAAAGcgaaagacaaaaagaaaaagtgagagAGCTACAGAAGAAGTTTGAAGAGAGAGAGCAGAAGGTGGCAGGCAAATTGTCTGTGGAAGAGTGTGAGGAAATGAAGAATTCATATTGTTCAGTTATTGATAACATTAATCAAGAGAAAGCATTGCTGATTGAGAGGTACAAGGAAGGGcaagaggaaattaaaaggCTACAGGACAAGCTGACAAATCAGATGCAGTTGGAATCTAGTGCTGAagctggagaaaggaaagatgTGATGCTCAGAACGATAGATGATCTCAACAGGCAACTTAGTGAATTGTCTCAGTTGTACAAGGAAGCACAAACAGAGCTTGAAGActataggaagaaaaaaactctAGATGATATAGCTTCAGACTACATTCCTAGAGATGAACATGAGAAACTGATGGAGGTAACAAATTCTTTGAGatacaaagcagaaaatgagtTATCAGAAATGAAATCCCAGTACACAAAAGTATTAGATGAATCAGAAGAACTCAAGCAACTGTTAGACATTCAGAAGCAAAACTCTTTGCCAATTACTGAACACCGTCAGGTAATCAATGCACTCAGAAATACCATAAAGGAGATGgaggaagaaataaatgagCTCAAACGACTACTTAGCAACAAGGAAAGCGAATTAAGAAACTTGGAAAAGGAGTTACTGGAAGAAAAAGCTGCAGTTAATGAAGCCATGGTACCCAAGGCCACATTTGAAAAACTCCAGTCCTCACTAGAGGGTGAAGTTAGTGTTTTGTCATCCAAACTGAAGGATGTAATCCgagagaaggaaaatatatCCTTAGATGCCATGAAactgagaaatgaaattttgcacttgaaagaagcaaaagaaggTATGCATACTCTGCTTGAAGCAAAGGAACGGGAAGTGACTGATCTTCAGCACAAGTACCACCAAGTTCAAGAAGCACttactgaaattaaaaactcaTCAAAACTAGAAGAAGATAAAGACAAAAAG ATCAATGAAATGTCCAAGGAAATTAGCAAATTAAAAGAAGCATTGAACAGCCTTTCTCAGCTCTCCTACTCAACCAGTGCCCCCAAAAGACAAagccagcagctggaggtgtTACAGCAACAAGTGAAGCAGTTGCAAAACCAACTGACT gaaacaaagaaacaacACCAGGAAATTGTCTCAGTTTACAGGATGCACCTTCTCTATGCTGTGCAG GGTCAAATGGATGAAGATGTCCAGAAAGTGCTTAAACAAATTTTATCAATGTGTAAAAGCCAATCAcagaaaaagtaa